The window AATAAAAAACGCCCGAAACTTGGGGGCGTCAATCATCAGGGTGCATCTACATCTATTAGTTTAACTCACTGAGGGGTGAAACCCCTCACCCCCAAAAAAATTTTACAAAACTTCATATTTGCCTTCGCAGGTGGGGAAAGTAGAAACGCGAACTTCAGGGGACGGGTTTTGTTGAGATATTGTCTGTGAGTAAAAAGACTTATCTAATAAACCTCTCCAATAACTCTTGTAGGGTAGGCATCCTGCCTGCCTTTGAGATTCTATTTTGGAGAGGTCTAATAAACCCTTCCCTACAACTCAAAAACCGATTTTACCTTTTGCCTTTTGTATTCCTTTGGATAGATAGAATGTATTTTGGGCTGTATCGTCAGTAAGATGAGTGAAAAAGACCGCAGAGGTAGTCTAAAGAAGCAAGTTGGAAAGTTCCTTTAGTACCTTTGGGAGAATCGTAATGGCGAAAGTGAATCCTGTGCAATTACAGAAAAATTTGAAGGGAATTAATTATCCTGCAAGTAAAGAGGATTTAGTTAAGCACGCTCAGCAAAAAGGTGCTGATGAAAAGGTTTGTGCGACTTTAGAAAAATTACCCGATCGCAATTATGAAACTCCGACTGAGGTGAGTAAAGCGATCGGAAAAATAGAAGATTAAATCAGAGATTTAGGTAGTTAATTGGTTTTTATTATATTCGCTTTATAGTTGGGGATCGGGAGTGGTAAATTAAAAATATTAATTTCTATTTTTCTACTTCTGATTCCTACTATAAAAATGTTAGCCTAAGTAAGCTTTTCTCACTTGTTCATTTTTGAGTAATTCAGAGGCTTGTCCTGATAAAGTAATACAACCAGCTTCTAAAACATATCCGCGATCGGCATTTTCTAAAGCTAAGTTAGCATTCTGTTCAACTAACAAGATAGTTACACCTGTAGAACGGAGATTGCGGATAATTGTGAAAATTTCTCGGACAATTGCAGGCGCAAGTCCTAAACTGGGCTCATCTAATAATAATAGTTTAGGACGACTCATGAGGGCGCGTGCGATCGCTAACATTTGTTGTTCTCCACCGCTAAGAGTTCCTGCTAATTGTTGACGACGTTCTGCTAAACGCGGAAATATATCAAACTGACGCTTAATATCTGCTTTAATTTCTGCATTATTAGAACGAATATAAGCACCTAATTCCAAGTTAGCTAACACAGTTTGTCTAGCTAGAATTCTCCGTCCTTCAGGAGAGTGGGCAATTCCCAGTTGCACTATTTCATGTGGTTGGCGACGATTAATATTGCGTCCTTCATAAATAATTTCGCCATTTTTAATATTAACTAATCGAGAAATTGCTCGTAATGTTGTACTTTTTCCCGCACCATTAGCACCAATTAAAGTAACAACTTCGCCAGTATTAACAACTAAGTTAATATCCTTTAAAGCTTGAATTCCGCCATAATTAACCCAAAGATTGTTGATTTCTAAAAGTCTAGACATAATAGATTTAAACCTGTTAATTCAATAATTTACTCTGCCCTAAATCCCCGACTGATTGAAGAAGTCAGGGATCTAAAAAATTTACTCATCTCCCAAATATGCTTCAATTACAGCAGGGTCGTTTCTGACTATAGCAGGTTCGCCTAAAGCAATTAATTGACCAAAATCTAATACCGCAATTCTGTCGCACAAACCCATAACTAAGGGTACATGATGTTCAATTAAAATAATAGTTAAGTTAAAGCGATCGCGGATTTGGCGAATAAACTCACTTAGTTGATGTTTTTCACTAGGATTCATTCCTGCCGCAGGTTCATCTAATAGTAATATTTGTGGTTCTAAAGCTAATGCGCGGGCAATTTCCAAGCGACGTTGATCGCCGTAGGGAAAGTTTTTGGCTTTTTCAGTAGTGCGATCGATCAATCCCATCATTTCCAACAATTCCAAAGCCTTTTGTTTAGTTTCTTTCTCTTGCTGATTAGCCACAGGTAAAGCCAACATTCCCGAAACCAAAGCAGGTACAGGATGAATATTTCTACTATGAATATGCCGCCCAATCATCACATTTTCCAAAGCCGAAAGTTCACCAAACAAGCGAATATTTTGGAAAGTGCGAGAAATACCTTTACTAGCAATTTGGTGAGGACGAAGTTGAGAAATTTCTTCACCTTGATAAATCAATTTTCCACTAGAAGGCGGTAACAAACAAGTAATCAAATTAAACAAAGTTGTTTTTCCGGCACCATTCGGGCCGATTAAACCAAATATCTCATTTTTGTTCACAGAAAATGAGACATTATTTACCGCGACTAAACCACCAAAGCGACGAGTTAAACCTTTGGCTTCTAGAATTGGGTTGTTTTCCGCTAAATCTTGTTGGCTCATAACTATTAAGTATATCCTTAGAATGATGCGATCGATCGTCAAATGCGTCTGATTAAATATTGCTAATCGAACTCTACCGAGTAATTTTTATGTTGTAAAATCATTTGTTAACCACATTTTAAAATCTCAAGGAAAAAGAATGAAATTTGCATTCAATCATCAAAAACTCACAGCATCTTTTGTACTATTAGGAGTTTTAGCACTTACAGCTTGCGGGGGAAATCAACCTGCTGCTGATACTACCCCGGCAACGCAAACTCCTGCTACAACAAATACTCCAGCAGCAACTCCCGCCGCCAACACAACCGCTACTACCGCAGGTGTTCCACCAAAAGGAACTGACTGTCCCAGTGACGCACCAATTAAAGGCGTAGATACTGCCAAGCGGGGCAAAATTTATCACACAACAAGTTATCCAGATTACAAACAAGTGAAAGCAACTATTTGTTTCAAAGATGTTGCTTCCGCAGAAAAAGCTGGTTACAAATTACCCCAAGCAAAATAGTTGATTGTCATCAGTCATTGGTTATTAGTTACTTGTGACATTATTAACCAATGACTACTGTTCCTGTCGTTTAATTTTTTTCAATAAATCAGGAGTTACTAAACCTTGCGGGAAAAAGATTGTTCCCAAAACAATTAACACACCAAAAACAATTAACCGACCATCTCTTAAGAATTGAGCAAACCAAATTGGTAAACCGGGAATATCTGCCATAGCCCGTAAAATTTCCGGCAAAGCAGTAAATACCATACCTCCTAAAACAGGCCCGATGAAAGTCCGACTACCACCAATTAACACGGAAGTTAGATAAATAATACTAGCATCAAAAGTACCTTGTCTCGCATTCCAAGTATTCAAAAAATGTGCGCTTACAGCACCAGCTACACCAGCTAAAATTGCGCCTAAAGTAAAAGCTAACACCTTGTAATTAGTAGGATTAATTCCCATTGCACCTGCCGCTAATTCATCTTCCCGAATCGCCACAAATGCTCGACCAACTCGGATAATTTCTAAACGATATAATAAAAACATACTAATTAAAAGTAAAGGCAAAGCTACCCACAAATACTCGATCGGAGAAGCAAAAGGTTGGGGAACTCCAAAAATTCCCACAGCGCCGCCAGTAATTTCTAAATTTAGCGATAATACGCGCAATATTTCCACAAAAGCAATTGTTGCTAATGCCAAATATATCCCTTTAAGTCTTAAAGCTGGAATTCCTACTATAATTCCCAAAATGCCAGAAACCACAGCAGCAATTAACATTTCCAGCAATAACAAAGGAATGGGAAATAACCCTTCGGTGATGGTAAAAACTTGCGTAGATAAAATCGCCGCAATATATCCACCCAACGCATAAAAACCAGGGCTAGCTAAAGATAATTGACCCGTCATTAATGGTAAATAAAGCGAAAGTCCTAGCAATGCACCTAGAACCATTGAAACAATTAAAGGGCCATAAGTGTTCAAAAATTCATTCATTATTAATTAAACCTTTTGAATTAAACGCCGCCCTAATAAACCTTGAGGTCTAACTAGTAGCATAATAAATAATATGCCAAAAGCTACTGCATCTTTATAAGCTGAATATTGTCCTGGTACAAATGCTTCTACTACTCCAATTAATAGACCTCCCAAAACTGCACCGGGAATGCTTCCTAATCCGCCTAAAACAATTACCGCTAAACCTTTTAACCCGAAAGCAATACCAAAATATGGCCCTGCAATACTTACACTAGAACCAACTAAACTGCCAGCTACTCCAGCGAGGAAACTGCTAATAAAAAATGTGAGAACTATAAAACCATCAGTGTTAATTCCTAACAAACTAGCAGTCGTAGGATCTTCTGCTACAGCCCGCATTGCTTTACCATATTTTGTATAATTAATAAAGTAGGTTAAAATTGCTAAAACTAACACAGAAACCAAAAAAATTACTATTTGCACTGTGCGAATAGGGATGGGATTTTCCTCAGTACCAAAGTTAATAGCCGCAGGTAAATTACCAAAAGTATTTCCTGGGAAAGTGTAATTTTCTGCACCTACTAAAACTTGAATTAAGTTGACGATGATTAAAGCTACACCCAAACTAGAAACAACGGTTAAAAGTGGATCGGCCCCTCTAATCCTTAAAGGTCGAAAAGCAATTCTTTCGATCGCAACACCTACCAAACCTGCTACGATGCTACCTAGAATTAAGGCAATGGGAAAAGGTAATTTAATAGGTAATGCAGCATTAGCTAACAAACCATTAAAACCAAATGCTTCTCCCATCAAGGCATAAGTTAAGTACGCCCCCAGAGTAAAAATTGCCCCGTGTGCAAAATTAATAATGCCTAAAATCGAAAAAATCAAAGTATATCCCAAGGCAAAAATTGCATAGATGCTGCCAATAGATAAACCATTAAGGAATTGTTGAATAAACAGGGTTAAATTCATATTGTTAATTAGTCATTGGTTTCTAGTCATTGGTTATTGATTAAGTTTAACTCAATTACCAATGACTAATAACTATTTTTTCACGGCTGCGAACTTGCCATTATTACCATTAGCATCAACTTGTAGTTGTGCCACATAAAATTCTTTTTGAATTACATCACCCACAGGAGTAAAAGCGATTTCACCCAAAGGAGTATCGTACTTGCGAGTTAGTAATTCCTTATTTAACTCAGAGCGTAATTGGTTCAATGGCATTTTGGCAATATCACTTCTTTTATCGACAGCGTTCAGTGCTTCTACAAATACTTGAACCGCAGCAAAAGCTTGGGCGCTAAATTGAGGTGGTTCCTTTTTATATTGTTGCAGATAAGCTGCACGAAAAGCTTGATTAACTGCGTTGGAATGTTGCGGACTGTAAGCTTGGGCAACTAATACGCCGTTACAACTTGCCTTACATACAGCAAAAATATTAGAAGTATTAAAACCATTTCCGCCAATGATAATACCTTTGTAACCTAATTCTCGTAATTGTCTGACTAAATTTCCCCCATCCGCAGCCAAGCCAGAAATAATAATTAAATCTGGTTTTAAGTTAATGGCGTTAGTTGCTTGGGCTTGAAAATCAGTATCAGTTGTGAGAAACTTTTGTACAGTGACAATATCAAGTCCTTTTTCCTTAACAGTTTTTTGAAAAATTTCGGTTTCCGATTTGTTAAAAGCATCATTTTGGGCGTAGAAAACAGCAACTTTTTTGATATTAGGATTTAACTTCAAAGCTGCGTTAATGGAATTGGGCGCAACAATAGAAACGGGTGCAGAAACACGGGCAACATAATCGCCTATTTCAGGAATACCTTTAGCGGTATTAGAAGCAGCAAGTACGGGAACTTTTGCTCTTTCGGCAACAGGGTCAGCACTAAAGGCTTGTTGGGATAAAGTTGGGCCAACAATTCCGACAACTTTGTTTTGATTAATGAGAATTTGAAAAGCGTTAATTGCTCCGGTTTCATCTCCGCCAGTGTCTTGTACAATTAATTTAATAGGAGTACCATCAACGCCGCCTTTGTCATTAAAATATTTTTCAGCGATTTTGGCACCTTGAATGCCTTCTTGTCCTAAAAGAGCAACGTTACTTGTTTGGGCTAAAGCAACTCCAATCGGAATACCTTGAGAAGTGGAATTTGTTTGTGTGTTTGAGTTAGTTTGCGTACAGGCTGTTAGGAATAAAGCTAAGCCAGCAAACAATGCAGTAGTTTTTTTCATAGTTGGCTACTATCTGTGGGTGGATATATTTTATATGATTTCGGATTTCAAATTATATAATCAGGACAGTCAAAAATATCGACAAGACTGACGCACCCTAAAATTTGGTTTTGCAAATGATTAAAATTTGGCAACCTGCAAGGGCTTTCGTAATTGATATTGCTTTAACTAAGAAAAGTTATAAAATTGTGGAAATAAATTGCATTAAATCGGCAGGTTTTTAGGCAGCAGATGTGAGTAAAATATTAAATGCTATACAGACAATGAGATTTTAGTATAGAGCGATCGGAAAACTTTTCATCCTAATTTCATTTTTATGTGGAATACTTAAAGTTCAGTTGCTCCCTTGTACTCAAGGACATTTCTCATGATGCGTCGAGCTAACAGTTCTTTACTTTATGCACCGCTTTTGAGCTTGCTGGTACTAACTACTCCCACAGTTGTTTTAGCTCATGCTGGACATGATGGACATGAATTTGAAGGTGGAAATGAAGCCGCGCCGTCTTCTGAAGCGATTCAAGTTGATACAGAAACAGCAAAACGGCTGTCTATTAAAGTAGAGCCTGTGAAGCGACAGATGTTGGATGTGAGCATTAAAACTACTGGGCAAATTGAAACTTTGCCTAGTAAAAAAGTGGAGGTGACAACACCGATTTCTGGGGCAAAAGTAGTGGAGTTGTTGGTTGAGCCTGGTGCTTTTGTGAAAGCTGGTCAACCTGTGGCAGTTTTGGCTGCACCTGACTTGGTGGAATTGCGAGTGAATTCTCAGGAAAAACAGGCTGAGGCGCAAGGGGATTTGCAAAAAGCACAAGCAGATTTGAAACTAGCGCAGGAAAATTTGGCACAACAGCGTCAAATAGCGGCGGCAGAAATTCAACAAGCTATTACAGAAGTGAGGATTGCCAAGGAAAAATATCAAAGAGATAAAGAGTTATCAAATGCTGGGGCGATTCCGCGACGCACAATGTTGGAGTCAGAAGCTCATTTGCGCGTAGGGGAAGCACAACTAGTGAAAGCGTTGAGTCGCCGGGAAGTTTTGGCGGCGGAAGCGGAATTAAAACGATCGCAAACTGCTGTTGAGGTAGCTCAGTCGCGCTTGCGTTTGAGCAATACTGCTTATCAAACCAGGTTGCAACAGTTGGGAACTCGCGCTAATGAGAAAGGTTTGGTGGTGGTGACGGCGCGGATTTCTGGTGTGGTGGTTGATAGGGAAGCTACACTCGGTCAAGCTTTTGAGGATGCGGGTGGTAAACTAATGACGATCGCAGATGATAGCAAAGTTTTTGCCACTGCAAATATTTATGAAAAGGATTTGGATAAAGTTAAACTTGGTCAACGGGCAATGGCAAGATTTGCCAGTTTACCTAATCGCACATTTAACGGCAGAATAACAGTTATTGGTTCAGTTGTACAAGGGGAAACGCGAGTTTTGCCAGTAAAAATTGAACTAGAAAATCCTAGCAAAGAATTAAAACCAGGAATGTTTGCCGAGTTAGAAGTTTTTACAGATCAAACAGCGAACCCTATTTTAGCCATTCCTAGTTCAGCGGTAGTTGATGCAAATAATAGAAAATTGGTTTATGTGCAGAATGGGAATGCTTTTCAAGGTGTAGAAGTTACTTTGGGCGAAACTTCTGGAGATATGGTAGAGGTGAAAACTGGTTTATTTGCGGGGGATTTGTTAGTTACGCAACGTGCGCCGCAACTGTATGCTCAATCTTTGCGCGGTGGTAACGCAAAAGCTAAAACTGCCAAGGAAGAAGTTCACAAAGAGGAAGATTCAGCTAGTAAGAATTTAGAATTTAATATCAAAAATATCGCGCCTTTTTGGTGGATAATTCCGGGAGTTGGTGCGATCGCATTTGCTGCTTTTTGGTTAGGTAGAAGAACCAAACCTCAGTTAACATCATCATCTCATGCAATAGTTTATAGTAGCAATAATGAGAAAGGTGAATTGTCTGTGTTGGGGAAGGGGGAGAGCGATCGCACGTTATGATAGAGAAGACAAGAGCATAAGTTAAAGAACTACAAATGTTTGTCGTATTTGCTTAGGATTTGATAGCTAAATTAATAGAAAAATTATGATTGCAAATCCTCAAGACTATCAAAAAATGACGGCGGAAGAATACCTAGAATGGGAATCTCAGCAGGAACTTCGCCATGAATATGTTGATGGGGAAATTTTGGCTATGACAGGGGGTACTATTCCTCATAACGAAATTGCTCTCAATTTTTATACAGCACTACGACCTCATTTGCGTCAGAGAGGATGCCGAGCGAATGTATCGGATGTAAAAGTTCAGGCAAATCAAAATAGTCGTTATTTTTATCCCGACGTAGTTGTAACTTGTGACCCAGAAGATTTGAAATCCCGTGACTTTGTGCAACATCCTAAAGTTATTGTTGAGGTGCTTTCTCCTGGTACAGCAAATTACGATCGCGGTGACAAATTCAAGTATTATCGGCAGATGCCAAGTTTGCAAGAATATGTTTTAGTAGATTCTGAATCTATTTCCGTTGAAGTTTATCATCGCGGAGAAGGTAAAATGTGGCTTTATTATGCTTATACGAATGGGGATGAGATCGGATTAGAAAGTATTGAGTTTAATTGTGCGATCGAACTTTTGTATGAAGGGATTGTATTTGATAACCAGCACTACTAATCGCTAAGTTCTTGCTGTTCCAACCAAGTTATTAAATCAGCGACTTGAGAAAAATCCAACAGTGCTATTCCCAAATCTTCCAACTGTTCGATCGATAAAGTTTGAACTCGCTCAATTGTTGCTGAATTAATTTCACCTAATTGGCGATCGAGTAAGCGCTTTACCTGAATCTTTCCTTTTGGCGAGCTAATTTCATTCTGATTTCATTTCTCAATGTCATTCTAAATTGAACAGTGTGCCATCCTGTTCTGTTCCCAGAGCTTAAAAAATATGCTCAATGCTATCCTTAAATGGTCGATCGCACGTCGCTGGATCGTTGTTCTCGGCGCGATTCTGGTGACATTTTTAGGTGCGTACAATCTCACCCAAATGCCTCTGGATGTGTTTCCTGACTTTGCGCCACCGCAAGTTGAGATTCAAACGGAAGCGCCGGGACTTGCGCCGGAAGAAGTGGAAACTTTGATTACTTTGCCGATCGAAAGTGCAGTTAACGGTACCCCCGGAGTGGAAACGGTGCGATCGTCTTCTGCGGTGAGCATTTCGGTGGTTAAGGTAATCTTTAAATGGGGGACTGATGTTTATCAAGCGCGTCAACTGGTAGCGGAAAGATTGCAGCAAGTTCAAGCAAAATTGCCGGAAGGGGTGGAAAATCCGCAAATTTCCCCGATTTCTTCAGCGATTGCTACAGTGATTCAGTATGCTTTTACTGCGGAAACTACGCCGTTGATGGAAGTTCGCCGCTTAGTCGATCGAGATATCAGCAACAGATTGCTAGCTGTACCGGGTGTTTCCCAGGTGATTGCTTATGGCGGGGATGTGCGTCAGTACCAGGTTTTAGCCGACCCTGCTAAACTGAGAGCTTTCAATGTTTCTTTGGCTGAAGTTACGGAAGCAGTAAAAGGCGCAAATGTCAATGCTGCGGGTGGTTTTTTAATTAATCCTGACCAAGAGTTGATTATTCGGGGATTGGGGAGAGTTGAGTCGATCGAACAACTGGCAAAATCAGCGGTAACGGCGCGGAATGGTACGCCTGTTTTGTTGCAAGATGTGGCAGAAGTGAGGATTGGCGCAGCTTTGCAGCGTGGGGATGGCAGTTTGGATGGGGAAAGAGCGATCGTACTTTTGGTGAACAAGCAACCTCAATATGATACGCCAACTGTGACGAAAGCGATCGCCAAAGCAATGGAAGAAGTGAAGGCGGGATTACCAAAAGATGTGAAAGTTACGGAAACTTTCCGCCAACAAAACTTTATT is drawn from Phormidium ambiguum IAM M-71 and contains these coding sequences:
- a CDS encoding DUF2795 domain-containing protein, which codes for MAKVNPVQLQKNLKGINYPASKEDLVKHAQQKGADEKVCATLEKLPDRNYETPTEVSKAIGKIED
- a CDS encoding ABC transporter ATP-binding protein; translated protein: MSRLLEINNLWVNYGGIQALKDINLVVNTGEVVTLIGANGAGKSTTLRAISRLVNIKNGEIIYEGRNINRRQPHEIVQLGIAHSPEGRRILARQTVLANLELGAYIRSNNAEIKADIKRQFDIFPRLAERRQQLAGTLSGGEQQMLAIARALMSRPKLLLLDEPSLGLAPAIVREIFTIIRNLRSTGVTILLVEQNANLALENADRGYVLEAGCITLSGQASELLKNEQVRKAYLG
- a CDS encoding ABC transporter ATP-binding protein, which gives rise to MSQQDLAENNPILEAKGLTRRFGGLVAVNNVSFSVNKNEIFGLIGPNGAGKTTLFNLITCLLPPSSGKLIYQGEEISQLRPHQIASKGISRTFQNIRLFGELSALENVMIGRHIHSRNIHPVPALVSGMLALPVANQQEKETKQKALELLEMMGLIDRTTEKAKNFPYGDQRRLEIARALALEPQILLLDEPAAGMNPSEKHQLSEFIRQIRDRFNLTIILIEHHVPLVMGLCDRIAVLDFGQLIALGEPAIVRNDPAVIEAYLGDE
- a CDS encoding branched-chain amino acid ABC transporter permease encodes the protein MNEFLNTYGPLIVSMVLGALLGLSLYLPLMTGQLSLASPGFYALGGYIAAILSTQVFTITEGLFPIPLLLLEMLIAAVVSGILGIIVGIPALRLKGIYLALATIAFVEILRVLSLNLEITGGAVGIFGVPQPFASPIEYLWVALPLLLISMFLLYRLEIIRVGRAFVAIREDELAAGAMGINPTNYKVLAFTLGAILAGVAGAVSAHFLNTWNARQGTFDASIIYLTSVLIGGSRTFIGPVLGGMVFTALPEILRAMADIPGLPIWFAQFLRDGRLIVFGVLIVLGTIFFPQGLVTPDLLKKIKRQEQ
- a CDS encoding branched-chain amino acid ABC transporter permease — translated: MNLTLFIQQFLNGLSIGSIYAIFALGYTLIFSILGIINFAHGAIFTLGAYLTYALMGEAFGFNGLLANAALPIKLPFPIALILGSIVAGLVGVAIERIAFRPLRIRGADPLLTVVSSLGVALIIVNLIQVLVGAENYTFPGNTFGNLPAAINFGTEENPIPIRTVQIVIFLVSVLVLAILTYFINYTKYGKAMRAVAEDPTTASLLGINTDGFIVLTFFISSFLAGVAGSLVGSSVSIAGPYFGIAFGLKGLAVIVLGGLGSIPGAVLGGLLIGVVEAFVPGQYSAYKDAVAFGILFIMLLVRPQGLLGRRLIQKV
- a CDS encoding ABC transporter substrate-binding protein — encoded protein: MKKTTALFAGLALFLTACTQTNSNTQTNSTSQGIPIGVALAQTSNVALLGQEGIQGAKIAEKYFNDKGGVDGTPIKLIVQDTGGDETGAINAFQILINQNKVVGIVGPTLSQQAFSADPVAERAKVPVLAASNTAKGIPEIGDYVARVSAPVSIVAPNSINAALKLNPNIKKVAVFYAQNDAFNKSETEIFQKTVKEKGLDIVTVQKFLTTDTDFQAQATNAINLKPDLIIISGLAADGGNLVRQLRELGYKGIIIGGNGFNTSNIFAVCKASCNGVLVAQAYSPQHSNAVNQAFRAAYLQQYKKEPPQFSAQAFAAVQVFVEALNAVDKRSDIAKMPLNQLRSELNKELLTRKYDTPLGEIAFTPVGDVIQKEFYVAQLQVDANGNNGKFAAVKK
- a CDS encoding efflux RND transporter periplasmic adaptor subunit, encoding MMRRANSSLLYAPLLSLLVLTTPTVVLAHAGHDGHEFEGGNEAAPSSEAIQVDTETAKRLSIKVEPVKRQMLDVSIKTTGQIETLPSKKVEVTTPISGAKVVELLVEPGAFVKAGQPVAVLAAPDLVELRVNSQEKQAEAQGDLQKAQADLKLAQENLAQQRQIAAAEIQQAITEVRIAKEKYQRDKELSNAGAIPRRTMLESEAHLRVGEAQLVKALSRREVLAAEAELKRSQTAVEVAQSRLRLSNTAYQTRLQQLGTRANEKGLVVVTARISGVVVDREATLGQAFEDAGGKLMTIADDSKVFATANIYEKDLDKVKLGQRAMARFASLPNRTFNGRITVIGSVVQGETRVLPVKIELENPSKELKPGMFAELEVFTDQTANPILAIPSSAVVDANNRKLVYVQNGNAFQGVEVTLGETSGDMVEVKTGLFAGDLLVTQRAPQLYAQSLRGGNAKAKTAKEEVHKEEDSASKNLEFNIKNIAPFWWIIPGVGAIAFAAFWLGRRTKPQLTSSSHAIVYSSNNEKGELSVLGKGESDRTL
- a CDS encoding Uma2 family endonuclease, giving the protein MIANPQDYQKMTAEEYLEWESQQELRHEYVDGEILAMTGGTIPHNEIALNFYTALRPHLRQRGCRANVSDVKVQANQNSRYFYPDVVVTCDPEDLKSRDFVQHPKVIVEVLSPGTANYDRGDKFKYYRQMPSLQEYVLVDSESISVEVYHRGEGKMWLYYAYTNGDEIGLESIEFNCAIELLYEGIVFDNQHY
- a CDS encoding DUF4351 domain-containing protein, which produces MSSPKGKIQVKRLLDRQLGEINSATIERVQTLSIEQLEDLGIALLDFSQVADLITWLEQQELSD